From the Deltaproteobacteria bacterium genome, the window AAGAACACACCGTGCTTTGCACGGTATTGCAAAATGCAAATTGCAAATTTTAAAATGCAAAATAAGGATTTTTTTTAATTTTGCACTTTGCAATCTTCACTTTGCAATTATTTTTTTGGTGGAGGTAAGCGGGATCGAACCGCTGACCTTCTGGTTGCAAACCAGACGCTCTCCCAGCTGAGCTATACCCCCTCAACATACAAGGTTGAGGTCTAGGTTGAGGTTGAGTAAAAGATTTTTTTCTTAACCTTAACCTCTACCTTAACCTGCTTTTACTGGTGGGCCTGGAAAGATTTGAACTTTCGACCCCACGCTTATCAAGCGTGTGCTCTAACCAACTGAGCTACAGGCCCATTTCATCTGAACCCAGAACCCAGAATTCAGAATAATTTTCTCTTCCTGACTTCTGATTCCTGATTCCTGGCTCCTGTAACTTTTGTCCCCTCAAAACTAAATAGCAACTTGTCAGCCTGTCAATTAAGGATTTGAAACCGGGCGAACCGAGATTCGCCCGGACATATTCTTCCTTAGAAAGGAGGTGATCCAGCCGCAGGTTCCCCTACGGCTACCTTGTTACGACTTCACCCCAATCACCGGCCATACCTTAGGCGACTGCCCCCTTGCGGTTAGCATACCGACTTCTGGTATAACAGGCTTTCGTGGTGTGACGGGCGGTGTGTACAAGGCCCGGGAACGTATTCACCGCGGCGTTCTGATCCGCGATTACTAGCGATTCCAGCTTCATGGAGTCGAGTTGCAGACTCCAATCCGAACTGAGACCGGTTTTTTGGGATTGGCTTGCCTTCGCAGGCTTGCAGCCCTTTGTACCGGCCATTGTAGCACGTGTGTAGCCCTAGGCATAAGGGCCATGATGACTTGACGTCATCCCCACCTTCCTCCAGCTTAACGCTGGCAGTTCCCATAGAGTGCCCAGCATTACCTGATGGCAACTAAGGGTAAGGGTTGCGCTCGTTGCGGGACTTAACCCAACACCTCACGGCACGAGCTGACGACAGCCATGCAGCACCTGTCTTGGGGCTCCTCTTGCGAGGCACTTCTCTGTTTCCAGAAAATTCCCCAGATGTCAAGCCTAGGTAAGGTTCTTCGCGTAGCGTCGAATTGAACCACATGCTCCACCGCTTGTGCGGGCCCCCGTCAATTCCTTTGAGTTTCAACCTTGCGGCCGTACTCCCCAGGCGGAACACTTAATGCGTTAGCTGCGACACCGGAGGATTTAACTCCCCCGACACCTAGTGTTCATCGTTTAGGGCGTGGACTACCAGGGTATCTAATCCTGTTTGCTCCCCACGCTTTCGCGCCTCAGTGTCAGTATCGGTCCAGGGGGTCGCCTTCGCCACAGATGTTCTTCCTGATATCTACGCATTTCACCGCTACACCAGGAATTCCACCCCCCTCTCCCGTACTCAAGCCCGGCAGTATCATGGGCAATTCCTCAGTTAAGCCGAGGGCTTTCACCTATGACTTACCAAGCCACCTACGCGCCCTTTACGCCCAATAATTCCGAGCAACGCTTGCATCCTACGTATTACCGCGGCTGCTGGCACGTAGTTAGCCGATGCTTCCTTTGGGGGTACCGTCAATTCTGATGGATATTAGCCACCAGATTTTTCTTCCCCCCCGACAGAGGTTTACGATCCGAAAACCTTCTTCCCTCACGCGGCGTCGCTGCGTCAGGCTTTCGCCCCTTGCGCAAGATTCCCCACTGCTGCCTCCCGTAGGAGTCTGGCCCGTGTTTCAGTGCCAGTGTGGCTGATCGTCCTCTCAGACCAGCTACCCGTCTTAGCCTTGGTAGGCCGTTACCCTGCCAACAAGCTGATGGGACGCGGGCTCATCCATAAGCGATAGATTCCGAAGAATCCCCATCTTCAACCACGGAACTAAAGTCCTGTGGTCTTATCCGGTATTAGGCCCCCTTTCGGAAGGTTATCCCGGTCTTATGGGTAGATTACCCACGCGTTACTCACCCGTTCGCCGCTTTACTCATGGAGTTGCCCCCACTTTCTCGCTCGACTTGCATGTGTTAGGCGCGCCGCTAGCGTTCGCTCTGAGCCAGGATCAAACTCTCCACTTAAATCCTGAAAACTTAATTATAGAAATTTGACAGACTTGACAGTTGCTATTTAGTTTTCAAAGAACAAGTCTTTATTGAATTATAAAACAGTTTCCAAATGCGGGCAATCCAAATACATGCTTACCGCACCAAAGAAAGAAGGATACTTATATAGCAATTTGATTTCTATGTCAAGAAAAAAGTTTTTATTGTTTCTAAGTATAGTTCTATAGCCTCTTTGATGTTGGCTAAAACCTCTTCAAAAGAATCACCCTGTGATTGTAGCCCTTCATGTTCAGGACCCTACTTCCCCAGCCTCTCCTTCAGCAACCTATTCAACACCTGCGGGTTGGCCTGGCCTTTGGTGGCCTTCATTGTCTGGCCCACAAAAAAGCTGAAGAGTTTTTCTTTGCCTGCCTTGTAATCCGCAAGCTCTTTGGGGTTGGCGTTTATTATTTCATCTATCGCCTTTAGAATTGCGCCCTCATCTGAAACCTGGACAAACCCTTTTTCTTTTACTATCGCATCAGGCTCTTTGCCTGTCTTGTAAACCTCTTCAAACACCTCTTTTGCAGTTTTGAGATTAACAGCGCCTGCGTCAACCATCCTGATAAGTTTTACAAGTTTTTCAGGACTTACAGGACACTCCTTCGCCTCCCTATTATCCTCTTTCAATAACCTCAAAAGCTCTCCCATAATCCAGTTGGACACGACTTTTGGCTGGTTAAAGAGTCTGACGCTTTCCTCATAATAATTTGCCAGTTCCTTTGTTGCAGTCAAGACCCCTGCATCGTATGAGGGTATGCCATATTCCCTCACAAACCTCTCCCTCTTTTCTGCTGGAAGTTCAGTAAGCGTGCCTCTTATCTCCTCTATCCATGCCTCGTCAACCATAAGCGGTAAAAGGTCAGGATCGGGGAAATAGCGGTAATCGTGTGCCTCTTCCTTGCTCCGCATGGAGATGGTTATCCCCTTGTTGGAATCAAAGAGCCGCGTCTCCTGCACTATCTTGCCGCCGTCTTCCACTATTTCTATCTGCCGGTTTATCTCATATTCAATTGCCTTTTGCACAAACCTGAATGAATTTATATTCTTGAGCTCCGCCTTTGTGCCGAATTCCTTTTGACCCCTTGGCCTTACAGAGACATTGGCATCGCACCGGAAGCTCCCCTCCTCCATATTGCCGTCGCAGATTTCAAGATAGACAAGAATATCGCGCAAGGCCTTCAGATATTCCACTGCCTCTTCCGCTGTCCTTATGTCAGGTTCGCTCACAATCTCTATTAACGGCACGCCTGCCCTGTTCAGGTCAACAAAACTAAATCCCTCATCCTCAAATGTTTCGCCGTGGAGGAGTTTGCCAGCGTCCTCTTCCATGTGTATCCTTGTTATGCCGATGCGCCTTTTTTCGCCATTGACCTCAATATCAATATAGCCCTTCTGCGTCAGCGGCTCATTATACTGGGATATCTGATACCCTTTCGGCAAGTCAGGATAAAAATAATTTTTCCTCGCAAAGATACTTTTGTTATTTACCCTGCAATCCGTTGCAATGGCCATCTTTACCGCAAACTCCACTGCCTTTTTATTTAAAACAGGCAATGTCCCCGGCATACCCAGACACACAGGACAGACCTGCGTATTCGCCTCTGCGCCGAATTTTGTGGAGCATCCGCAAAAGACCTTTGAATTCGTCAAAAGCTGGGCATGGATTTCAAGACCGATTACTGCTTCGTATGTCATGGTTCACCTCATCTTAAATATAGGGTTTAGGGATTGGGGTACTTACTCCATCCTGCATACCTTTTCAAACCGTTTCCTCCTGAGAAAACGTCCGATATTCAACTCTAATGTTTGGATAAGTCTTTTATTATCTGAACGAAATATCCTTTTTGCTATGGAAGGGATGGAGTAAAAATGCCTGTATGCTGATATAAGCCCTTCCAAGAGTTGTTCCTGCGTAAGTTTTGGGTGTTTGAAGACTACATGATTGGCGTCATACTTGTCCCACTCTGTATGAATGAGCCTCCCTGCATCCTTCATCTCCTGAAAGAGTTTTGTTCCGGGAAGGGGCGTGAGGATGTAAAAATTGGCTGCGTCTAACTTTACATCAATTGCAAACTCCACCGTGTTCTTAAATACATACTCATCATCCTCATCAAGGCCAAAGATAAATGAGCCGAATATGCTGATACCTGCATCATGTATCTTTTTAAAAGACTCTTTGAACTGCTCCACCTTATTAAATGATTTCCTCATCAGGGCCAGATTTTTTTCAGATATGGATTCTATGCCTATGAATATCCACTGACATCCGCTTTCAGCAGCCAGTTTCAGGAGTTCCGCGTCATTTGCAATCAGACTGTCTCCCTGACACGACCACTTTTTATTGAGAGGTATCATCTCCCTGAACAATTTCTTTGCATATACCTTATTGCCATACAGGTTATCGTCTGCAAAAAAGACCATCCTGTCTTTCAGAGACTTTAATTCCTCTATCACCTCCGGTATTGGCCTATATCTGAAGCCCTTTCCCCAAAATTGGGTTACAGAACAATAGTGACAATCATGCGGACATCCTCGGGAAGCCATGAGCAGACTGCTTGAGAAATATCTTTCCTTTTTAAGCAAGTCCAGCCGCGGTTTTGGCAGATTTACAAGGGAATGCTGGCCTGTGCCTCTGTATGTTTTTTTCAGCCTTCCGTGTATAAAATCATCCAACGCTGTTGGCCAAACATCCTCTGCCTCGCCTATAACAACCGAGTCTGCATATTGAGACGCCTCTTCAGGCAGCATCGATACATGTATTCCGCCTATGATGACGGGGATGCCTCTTTTCCTGAATTCCAGCGCTATCTCATAGGCGCGCGGCGCAAGCGCAGTCATAGTGGTTATCCCCACCAGGTCTGGCTTGGCGTCAAAATCAATATCCTCAATATTGTCATCTATTATACTGACTTCAAAGCGGTCATCGGTCAGGCCTGCGATTGTGGGAAGGCTCAATTGAGGGATAGGATATTTTCCCTTCCTCCTGCCAGCGCCGAGGTTTTTCTTATGCGCAGGATATATTAGCGTTAGTTTATATTTCAAAGGATTCCATCATTCTACGTAAGAAATTAAAGAAATATCCTGCCACAGCAAGATAACTATCACAAGCAAAATAAAATTTGAAGAATAAAGAAAGATATTACTTTTTCAGTATCCTCAAAACCTCTTTCAGCGGCCTTGTATTTAATACATCCTTTTTCTCCAGCCAGCCTCTGCGGGCAGTGTGGATGCCGAATCTGATAAAATCCATATGTTGTCTGTTGTGGGAATCCGTGGATATGGCGACCATAACACCCATATCCTTTGCAAGCCTTAAATAGCTGTCATTTAAATCAAGCCTTTCAGGATAGCTGTTAAGCTCAAGGATTACATTATACTTTTTAGCCGCCTGCATAAGTCTCGACATATCAACAGGATACGGTTCCCTTGCTGCAATAATCCTTCCTGTAGGATGGGCTATGATGTTTACAAGGCCGGTTGCCATAGCCGTTATAATCCTGTCTGTCATATCTTCCATTGTCATATTGAATCTTGAATGAACAGCCCCCACTACGCAATCAAGCTTTTTTAAAACATCCGCGTCCAGATCAAGGGAGCCGTCTCCCTTTATATCAACCTCAGTCCCAGTTAATATGCGGAAGCCTTTAAACTGGCTATTTATTCTGTCTATCTCTTTAATCTGCTTCAAAACCCTTGGCTCATCAAGACCATGAGTAATGCCCAGTGCCTTTGAATGATCTGTTACGGCAATATATTCGTATCTTTTTTGCATTGCATAGGCAACCATTTCTTCCAGCGTATGGATTCCGTCGCTCTCTATTGTATGAACATGCAGGTCGCCTTTTATATCTTTAATCTCTATCAGTTTTGGCAGACTGCCTTTTTCAGCAGCCTCAATCTCTCCCATATTTTCTCTGATTTCCGGCGGTATGAAAGGCAGACCCACGGCCTTATACACATCCTCTTCGGTCCTTCCTGCAATCCATTTATCCGTCTTCTCATCAAACACGCCGTATTCGCTGATCTTAAGCCCCATTCGCTTTGCCCTGTCACGGATGGCAATATTGTGCGACTTTGAGCCTGTAAAATACTGGAGCGCAGAGCCGAATGATTTTTCCTCCAACACCCTGACATCTACTTGCAGATTGCACTTCAGCATGACCGTTGATTTCGTTTCGCCCTTTGCAAGCACATCTTTCACATCAGGATATTTTACAAACCTCTCCATCACCACCGCGCCTTTTTTGCATGTTACCAGAATATCCACATCGCCGATGGTATCCTTCCACCGCCTCAAACTTCCCGCAGGTTCAACTTTTATTACCCCTGGAATCTTTTTCAGATAATCTATCAGAGGTTCGGCATAAGACAATGCAAGTGATATTCTGAAACGTCCTTTATGGGATTTAAGCTCTTCTATGGCCTTTAATATCTTTTCCTCTGTCTTTTCCCCCATGTGCGGCAGATCTCTGAGCTTGCCGTCTCTTGCAGCCTTTTCCAGTTCTTCAACGCTTTTGATGCCCAGCTTATCGTACAAAAGCTGAACCTTTTTAGGCCCAATGCCCGACACCTCCAGAAGATCAAGAAGACCCGGCGGCAGTTCCTTTAAAAGCTCGTCATGAAATTTGCACTTTCCGGTCTTGATGATTTCAACTATCTTCTCATGGATGCTCTTACCGATACCTTTGATATCCTCAAGCTCTTTTTCATCCCGCAGAACAACAGACCGTAAACTCTCAGGAAGCCCCCCAATGATGAGCGCAGCATTCCGGTAAGAGCGCACCCTGAAAGGGTTTTCGTTCTTTATCTCCAACAGGTCTGCGATGTCTTCAAATATTTTTGCAATGTCTGGGTTTTCCATAATTTGGATAGTTTTTAAATTATATCTTGTGCACTATAATATGCAACTAAAAATTATTTTCCTTGTTTTATAATAGGGCTAAAATATATCGGCCAAATTTTCCCCCTTGACTCTCCGCATAAGTTGACCTAAAATTCACCAAAAGGTGCATGTAGACATAAAAACAATGTTAGGCCTATGCAAAAATTCATAAAAATGGTTAAACATTAGATATGCATTTCAAGATAAAAGGGGAAATTCGGGAGATTGAAATCATTGCAACAGGGCATGGAATAAAGAATTTGAATCGTTTAAACAAGGTGCATGGAAAAGCAAACTGGAGAAAACTAAAAGGCATTTGCAATGTAGAACTGGAAGATGGCGCTGTTTTGAAGGCGGAAGTTCATTGGTATGAAGGACACGGCATAGGGAAGAAAGAAATAAAAATCAAAAGGTATTTATGAGGAGGTAACTATGAGAAAGCATTTTATGATATGTGTAGATAATCGTGGCTACGAGTCGTCGCTGGAGGCAAGAAAACTATATGAGGTGTTGACTGACAGGACGGCTGAAAAACATCACCAGATAAGAGTTATTGATGAATCAGGGGAGGATTATTTATATCCTGAAAGTTTTTTTGCTCCTGTAATATTACCTCATGTTACAAAAGAAAAATTAGAACTAGTAATGACATAACACTTCACTTGCTATGCCGCACAGTTTTAGCATCAGCCTATATTTCCACCCCATCTATCTTTACCCCGCAATGCGGACATTTTGAATCTTTGACCACATTCTTCCGCACATCAAAGCCGAATCTTTCAATTATCTTTTTTTTGCAGTTGTAGCAGTATGTGGATTCTCCGGGGTCGCCAGGCACATTTCCTGTATAGACATACCTGAGCCCTTGCTCAAGGCCAATCTCCCTTGCGCGGTCAATAATGGAGACAGGTGTTGCCGGGATATTATCCATCTTGTATGTAGGATAAAATGCGCTTAAGTGCCACGGCATGGTTTTGTCTGTAGCATAAATCCATTTTGCAATCTGCCGGAGTTCATCTTCGGAATCATTTTGAGTTGGAATTATAAGTGTCGTTATCTCCACCCATATCCCGAGCTTCCGCATATATTCAACAGATTCAAGCACAGGGGCAAGCCGCGCCCCGCACACCTTTCTGTAAAACTCCTCTGTGAATGCCTTTACATCCACATTTGCCGCATCAAGAAGCCCTTTCATCTCATCAAGACATTCCCTTGTCATAAAGCCGTTTGTCACAAATGTATTTTTGAGCCCCTTTTCTTTTGCAAGTTTCATGCAGTCATAGGCAAATTCAAAGAATATGGTCGGCTCGGTATAGGTGTAGGATATGCTCTGGCAGCCGGTTTCCAGCGCCTCATTAACAATCTCCTCAGGGGTTATATCTTCGCCGAGGATTTTTTTCTGATCTTTAGGCATCTGGGATATCTCAAAATTCTGGCAGTGGAGGCATCTGAAATTGCAGCCAACTGTTGCAATGGAATAGGAATGGCTCCCCGGCTGGAACTGGAAGAATGGTTTTTTTTCTATGGGGTCTATGTGATGGGCGATGACCTTGCCGTAAACAAGGGTATAGAGCGTGCCGCCCTTGTTTTCGCGCACACCGCAGATGCCTCTTTTTCCATCGGCAATTTTGCAATGATGGCAGCAGAGAAAGCAGTTGACATAATTTTTATCGGCCTTGCTGTATAATTTAGCTTCCATAGTTTAGCTCATGGCTGATAGCTTATAGCTGATAGTAAAAACTATGAGCCATGAGCTATCAGCTATCTCTCCCACACAACCCTCGTCACCCTGTCTTCTGTCCATTTGATTTCCAGATCGCCCTGACATGCCTTGTGTATCTTTTTGCCGATGCGCTGGGCAAGCTTTTCATGTGTTGTGGTTATCTCAATCATGTTCCCCCTGTCCTTTATATCAATAATCCTTTCCAGCGGGTTGTATCCCATTGCCCTTTCTTCCTCGTTTTTTATGAGATTTAACATATCCTGCTTGTGCTCCTTCAGATAATCGCCTTTTAATGTAACAAACCCTTCGGCATATCCATCCCTTATCTTCCGACATGCGGGGCAGAGCACGAACAGTGTCTTTTTGTTTTCCTTCCTTTTTTTATAAGGCGCTTCATCCATTGACCATCTTTTGTTGTAATATATGGCATGGCATTTCTTGCATACGGCCATGTCATGCGGCCCCTCCTTTGGTATATACGGATCCTTGTAAGTATCAATCGCCTTCTTTGCAACCTTTACCGAAGCCTTTTTGCCTTTCATTTAGTATGCCTCCTTGCCAATAGAGTGTCAAAGTTACAAAGTATCATAGCATCGGAGTAGAAGCTATGATGTTTTGCACTCTGACTCTTTGACTCTTTTTGTAATAAGCTATCTCCCATATTTTCCCACCAACTGCCCCTCATCTAATATATGGCCTTTTATTGCCTTTTCTACATCCTGTTTTGTTGCGCCGGATGGCAGGTTTAACTCAACATCTACCGCATAGAGCTTGAAAAAATATCTGTGGGCAGGGCCTTTTGGCGGGCATGGGCCTCCGTAACCAATTTTTCTGAAATCATTTATGCCCTGTCTTGCTCCGCCTGAAATTTCCTTCTGAGCCGGCACACCCTCTATCAGAGATGTTGTTTCCGGAGACAGACCGTAAAGAACCCAGTGAACCCATGTGCCCATTGGCGCATCAGGATCATCGCAGATTAAGGCAATACCCTTTGTGCCTGACGGAGGTTTTGCCCATGTCAAAGGCGGCGAGACATCTGCGCCGTCGCAGGTATATTCCTTTGGTATAAATCCGTTGTTTTCAAATGCAGCGCTTTTGATTTGCATAATTTCTCCTCCTTTCGCAGTATCTTCGCTAAAATATTAACCACAAAAACAATTAATAAACACGAAAATAAATTTT encodes:
- the gatB gene encoding Asp-tRNA(Asn)/Glu-tRNA(Gln) amidotransferase subunit GatB, with the translated sequence MTYEAVIGLEIHAQLLTNSKVFCGCSTKFGAEANTQVCPVCLGMPGTLPVLNKKAVEFAVKMAIATDCRVNNKSIFARKNYFYPDLPKGYQISQYNEPLTQKGYIDIEVNGEKRRIGITRIHMEEDAGKLLHGETFEDEGFSFVDLNRAGVPLIEIVSEPDIRTAEEAVEYLKALRDILVYLEICDGNMEEGSFRCDANVSVRPRGQKEFGTKAELKNINSFRFVQKAIEYEINRQIEIVEDGGKIVQETRLFDSNKGITISMRSKEEAHDYRYFPDPDLLPLMVDEAWIEEIRGTLTELPAEKRERFVREYGIPSYDAGVLTATKELANYYEESVRLFNQPKVVSNWIMGELLRLLKEDNREAKECPVSPEKLVKLIRMVDAGAVNLKTAKEVFEEVYKTGKEPDAIVKEKGFVQVSDEGAILKAIDEIINANPKELADYKAGKEKLFSFFVGQTMKATKGQANPQVLNRLLKERLGK
- a CDS encoding radical SAM protein; the protein is MKYKLTLIYPAHKKNLGAGRRKGKYPIPQLSLPTIAGLTDDRFEVSIIDDNIEDIDFDAKPDLVGITTMTALAPRAYEIALEFRKRGIPVIIGGIHVSMLPEEASQYADSVVIGEAEDVWPTALDDFIHGRLKKTYRGTGQHSLVNLPKPRLDLLKKERYFSSSLLMASRGCPHDCHYCSVTQFWGKGFRYRPIPEVIEELKSLKDRMVFFADDNLYGNKVYAKKLFREMIPLNKKWSCQGDSLIANDAELLKLAAESGCQWIFIGIESISEKNLALMRKSFNKVEQFKESFKKIHDAGISIFGSFIFGLDEDDEYVFKNTVEFAIDVKLDAANFYILTPLPGTKLFQEMKDAGRLIHTEWDKYDANHVVFKHPKLTQEQLLEGLISAYRHFYSIPSIAKRIFRSDNKRLIQTLELNIGRFLRRKRFEKVCRME
- the polX gene encoding DNA polymerase/3'-5' exonuclease PolX codes for the protein MENPDIAKIFEDIADLLEIKNENPFRVRSYRNAALIIGGLPESLRSVVLRDEKELEDIKGIGKSIHEKIVEIIKTGKCKFHDELLKELPPGLLDLLEVSGIGPKKVQLLYDKLGIKSVEELEKAARDGKLRDLPHMGEKTEEKILKAIEELKSHKGRFRISLALSYAEPLIDYLKKIPGVIKVEPAGSLRRWKDTIGDVDILVTCKKGAVVMERFVKYPDVKDVLAKGETKSTVMLKCNLQVDVRVLEEKSFGSALQYFTGSKSHNIAIRDRAKRMGLKISEYGVFDEKTDKWIAGRTEEDVYKAVGLPFIPPEIRENMGEIEAAEKGSLPKLIEIKDIKGDLHVHTIESDGIHTLEEMVAYAMQKRYEYIAVTDHSKALGITHGLDEPRVLKQIKEIDRINSQFKGFRILTGTEVDIKGDGSLDLDADVLKKLDCVVGAVHSRFNMTMEDMTDRIITAMATGLVNIIAHPTGRIIAAREPYPVDMSRLMQAAKKYNVILELNSYPERLDLNDSYLRLAKDMGVMVAISTDSHNRQHMDFIRFGIHTARRGWLEKKDVLNTRPLKEVLRILKK
- the amrS gene encoding AmmeMemoRadiSam system radical SAM enzyme; the encoded protein is MEAKLYSKADKNYVNCFLCCHHCKIADGKRGICGVRENKGGTLYTLVYGKVIAHHIDPIEKKPFFQFQPGSHSYSIATVGCNFRCLHCQNFEISQMPKDQKKILGEDITPEEIVNEALETGCQSISYTYTEPTIFFEFAYDCMKLAKEKGLKNTFVTNGFMTRECLDEMKGLLDAANVDVKAFTEEFYRKVCGARLAPVLESVEYMRKLGIWVEITTLIIPTQNDSEDELRQIAKWIYATDKTMPWHLSAFYPTYKMDNIPATPVSIIDRAREIGLEQGLRYVYTGNVPGDPGESTYCYNCKKKIIERFGFDVRKNVVKDSKCPHCGVKIDGVEI
- a CDS encoding BCAM0308 family protein, translated to MKGKKASVKVAKKAIDTYKDPYIPKEGPHDMAVCKKCHAIYYNKRWSMDEAPYKKRKENKKTLFVLCPACRKIRDGYAEGFVTLKGDYLKEHKQDMLNLIKNEEERAMGYNPLERIIDIKDRGNMIEITTTHEKLAQRIGKKIHKACQGDLEIKWTEDRVTRVVWER
- a CDS encoding YbhB/YbcL family Raf kinase inhibitor-like protein, whose translation is MQIKSAAFENNGFIPKEYTCDGADVSPPLTWAKPPSGTKGIALICDDPDAPMGTWVHWVLYGLSPETTSLIEGVPAQKEISGGARQGINDFRKIGYGGPCPPKGPAHRYFFKLYAVDVELNLPSGATKQDVEKAIKGHILDEGQLVGKYGR